One region of gamma proteobacterium HIMB55 genomic DNA includes:
- a CDS encoding ribulose-phosphate 3-epimerase (PFAM: Ribulose-phosphate 3 epimerase family~TIGRFAM: ribulose-phosphate 3-epimerase), producing the protein MRDFQIAPSILAADFARLGADVEAVLEAGADIVHFDVMDNHYVPNLSVGPMVCKALRDYGIQAPIDVHLMVQPVDALVGMFADAGATYITFHPDASTHVDRTLQLIRDAGCKSGLVFNPATSLDALNYVMDKVDMILLMSVNPGFGGQSFIPSTLDKLREARTLIDESGLDIRLEVDGGVGPANIAAAAEAGADTFVAGSAIFGKPDYKAVIDSMREALASIG; encoded by the coding sequence ATGCGTGATTTTCAGATAGCCCCGTCAATTTTGGCCGCCGACTTTGCACGGTTGGGTGCCGATGTCGAAGCTGTGCTGGAGGCTGGAGCAGATATTGTTCATTTTGATGTCATGGACAACCACTATGTGCCCAACCTGTCGGTTGGGCCCATGGTGTGCAAAGCGTTACGAGATTATGGGATTCAAGCGCCTATTGATGTGCACCTGATGGTGCAGCCTGTCGATGCATTGGTTGGAATGTTTGCCGACGCTGGTGCGACCTACATTACCTTCCACCCTGATGCGTCGACCCATGTGGATCGGACCCTACAACTTATCCGTGATGCCGGCTGCAAATCGGGTCTGGTTTTCAATCCGGCGACCAGCCTAGATGCGCTTAACTATGTGATGGATAAAGTCGACATGATCTTGCTCATGTCAGTAAACCCCGGATTTGGCGGTCAGTCGTTTATTCCTTCAACCCTCGACAAGCTCCGTGAGGCGCGCACGCTTATTGATGAATCCGGACTCGACATACGGTTGGAGGTGGATGGCGGTGTTGGGCCTGCGAACATAGCTGCTGCAGCTGAGGCTGGTGCTGATACGTTCGTTGCAGGCTCTGCTATTTTTGGCAAGCCAGATTACAAAGCTGTTATCGACAGCATGCGCGAGGCGCTTGCGAGCATTGGTTAG
- a CDS encoding aminoglycoside phosphotransferase (PFAM: Phosphotransferase enzyme family): protein MSSQKFLAERAWLAQSLRCDEADIRFQLIAGDASPRKFYRVSLLTAESGHTNVLMVSPPTENNERFVLVHGLLEAADVRLPKLQRADLSLGFFLLEDLGDITFWSALQGGDVDAFYRSALVELGNMQALNLPPAVLPTYDDVELQRELDVCPDWFFSRALSLTVSGGDTEIFKRFSACLLAVAAEQPYGFVHRDYHSRNIMVLKEDEIAIIDFQDAIVGPVTYDPVSLLKDVYIVWPRARQMVWLEQYWKLLVETGRLADESWADFLRWYDLMGLQRHVKILGVFSRLWLRDQKPDYMRDIPVVIEYIREACELYRDDYPAIADFWQWFETAVLPTAVQADWYEAT, encoded by the coding sequence TTGTCATCGCAGAAATTTCTCGCTGAGCGAGCATGGCTCGCTCAATCATTACGCTGTGACGAGGCGGATATCCGCTTTCAGCTCATTGCCGGTGACGCGAGCCCTCGGAAATTTTATCGAGTATCACTTCTCACAGCTGAAAGCGGGCATACGAATGTCTTAATGGTTTCGCCGCCAACGGAAAACAACGAAAGATTCGTATTGGTCCATGGTCTGCTTGAAGCCGCTGATGTGCGTTTGCCAAAGCTGCAACGAGCGGATTTGAGTTTGGGTTTCTTTTTACTCGAGGACCTCGGCGACATCACATTTTGGTCCGCCCTGCAGGGCGGTGATGTCGATGCTTTTTACCGCAGCGCACTTGTTGAACTGGGGAATATGCAGGCGCTTAATCTGCCGCCCGCCGTTTTACCTACCTATGATGACGTTGAGCTTCAACGCGAATTGGATGTTTGCCCTGATTGGTTTTTTTCGCGCGCACTCTCTTTGACAGTTAGCGGCGGCGATACGGAAATATTTAAGCGATTCAGTGCTTGTCTTCTCGCGGTGGCTGCAGAGCAGCCCTATGGATTCGTGCACCGTGATTATCACAGCCGGAATATCATGGTTTTGAAAGAGGATGAAATCGCAATCATCGACTTTCAGGACGCCATCGTTGGCCCAGTTACTTACGATCCCGTGTCGCTGTTAAAGGACGTCTACATCGTCTGGCCAAGGGCTCGGCAAATGGTTTGGTTAGAGCAGTATTGGAAGCTGCTGGTTGAAACGGGTCGTTTAGCGGATGAGTCTTGGGCTGATTTTTTGCGTTGGTACGATCTGATGGGTTTGCAACGCCACGTAAAGATATTGGGTGTATTTTCTCGCCTGTGGCTTCGAGATCAGAAGCCAGATTATATGCGAGATATCCCTGTGGTCATTGAGTACATCCGAGAGGCTTGTGAGCTTTATCGCGATGACTACCCGGCCATTGCTGATTTTTGGCAGTGGTTTGAGACGGCGGTACTCCCAACCGCAGTGCAAGCCGATTGGTATGAAGCCACATGA
- a CDS encoding Nucleoside-diphosphate-sugar pyrophosphorylase family protein (PFAM: Nucleotidyl transferase), with translation MRPLTADKPKPLIEVGGKPLLAFHLERLVAAGFSDIVVNASYHAQQIVDYCGDGTRWGCRINVIVEPTPLETAGGILNALPSLGDEPFAVVNGDVFTDYPLERLRLHDLMADDAHLVMIPNPTHHPDGDFKLSDGRIGVGSGSRVTFSGLSVMSSALFAGLASGKSALRPRLEAAISSQRLSGELWSGLWSDVGTPERLEALENSLRDGSNPTS, from the coding sequence ATGCGGCCTCTCACAGCTGACAAGCCAAAGCCGCTGATTGAGGTTGGTGGTAAGCCATTATTAGCGTTTCATCTCGAGCGCTTAGTTGCGGCAGGATTCTCCGATATTGTCGTCAACGCGTCCTATCACGCGCAGCAAATCGTCGACTATTGTGGTGACGGCACCCGGTGGGGTTGTCGCATCAATGTGATTGTAGAGCCAACTCCACTCGAAACAGCTGGCGGCATTTTGAACGCGCTACCCTCGTTGGGCGATGAGCCGTTCGCGGTGGTTAATGGGGACGTGTTTACTGACTATCCTCTTGAACGCCTTCGATTGCACGATTTGATGGCCGATGATGCGCACCTAGTTATGATCCCTAATCCAACACACCATCCCGACGGTGACTTTAAGCTGTCAGATGGGCGGATCGGAGTGGGAAGTGGATCACGGGTAACGTTCTCAGGGCTGTCGGTGATGAGTAGCGCCTTGTTTGCTGGATTGGCGTCAGGAAAATCCGCTCTTCGTCCACGACTAGAGGCGGCTATCAGCTCACAGCGTTTGAGCGGAGAGTTGTGGTCGGGACTCTGGTCAGATGTGGGAACTCCCGAGCGACTGGAAGCCCTAGAAAATTCGCTGCGAGATGGCAGTAACCCAACAAGTTGA